In the genome of Desulfuromonas sp. DDH964, one region contains:
- a CDS encoding porin yields MKRGFLPLCFLVSLTLFPTPRTEARTLEDILREKGVISAEDYAEATRQSSPAWYQPGKGLSVATADGAYRLQFGGWAQLLYSYRDADRANGENISDFRIRRVKLVLQGNLFDQRLGYKYQADVASGFVTEDVFLNYAFAAPLVVQVGQFKPPQARQELVSVARQLFIDRSLANETFNLGRDTGLQMAGAVHEKLVEYRSSVRLRSCIGSEVQVNDIGRP; encoded by the coding sequence ATGAAGCGCGGGTTCTTGCCCCTCTGTTTTTTGGTTTCCCTGACCCTGTTTCCCACGCCCCGCACCGAGGCCCGGACCCTGGAGGATATCCTGCGGGAAAAGGGGGTGATCAGCGCCGAAGACTACGCGGAGGCGACCCGGCAGAGCAGCCCGGCCTGGTACCAGCCGGGCAAGGGACTGAGCGTCGCTACCGCCGACGGCGCCTACCGGCTGCAGTTCGGCGGCTGGGCGCAACTGCTCTACAGCTACCGGGATGCGGACCGTGCCAATGGCGAGAATATCAGTGATTTCCGCATCCGGCGCGTCAAGCTGGTGCTGCAGGGGAATCTCTTCGACCAACGGCTCGGTTACAAGTACCAGGCGGACGTGGCGAGCGGCTTTGTCACCGAAGATGTCTTCCTCAACTATGCCTTCGCTGCGCCGCTGGTGGTGCAGGTCGGCCAGTTCAAGCCACCCCAGGCGCGCCAGGAACTGGTTTCGGTGGCGCGGCAGCTCTTCATCGACCGCTCCCTGGCCAACGAAACCTTCAACCTGGGCCGCGATACGGGCCTGCAGATGGCGGGCGCGGTGCACGAAAAACTTGTAGAATATCGCAGTAGTGTCCGGTTAAGAAGTTGCATAGGCTCCGAAGTCCAAGTCAATGATATCGGGAGGCCCTAA
- a CDS encoding type 1 glutamine amidotransferase, translating to MILFVQNHDRVPAANFATWLDQWKVPHATWRPDRDDPLPDLAPLAGVIVLGGYMGVQDQERFPFLGTVRAFMADLLAREVPQLGVCLGGQLLAAVLGGEVRPATDGEHGVRTATLTAAGRRDPLFAGLPEELPVFQWHNDSFSVPSGANHLATSVDCAGQAIRHGNAWGVQFHPEVNGEVVAAWCQQTGAAAEVAESFRRREAELATSARRLLRNFIDLTGR from the coding sequence ATGATCCTCTTTGTTCAGAACCACGACCGCGTCCCCGCCGCCAACTTCGCCACCTGGCTCGATCAGTGGAAGGTCCCCCACGCCACCTGGCGCCCCGACCGCGACGATCCCCTCCCCGACCTCGCCCCCCTCGCCGGGGTGATCGTCCTCGGCGGCTACATGGGGGTACAGGACCAGGAACGCTTCCCCTTTCTCGGCACGGTGCGCGCGTTCATGGCCGACTTGCTGGCCCGGGAGGTTCCCCAGCTCGGCGTCTGCCTCGGCGGCCAGCTCCTCGCCGCGGTGCTCGGCGGGGAGGTGCGCCCCGCCACCGACGGCGAGCACGGCGTCCGCACCGCCACCCTGACCGCCGCTGGCCGCCGCGACCCCCTCTTCGCCGGGCTCCCCGAGGAGCTGCCGGTCTTCCAATGGCACAACGACTCCTTCTCCGTCCCCTCCGGGGCGAACCACCTCGCCACTTCTGTGGACTGCGCCGGCCAGGCGATCCGCCACGGCAACGCCTGGGGGGTGCAGTTCCATCCCGAGGTCAACGGCGAAGTGGTCGCCGCCTGGTGCCAGCAGACCGGGGCCGCTGCCGAGGTGGCGGAGAGCTTCCGCCGCCGCGAAGCGGAATTGGCGACGAGCGCCCGGCGCCTGCTGCGCAACTTTATCGACCTCACCGGCCGCTGA
- the modA gene encoding molybdate ABC transporter substrate-binding protein: protein MRTLLLALVVSLLLATFAQAAEIRLSVAASMTDATRELVAAYQQAAPDTTLLPNFASSGALAKQIAQGAPADLFISANPKWMQFLVEEQRIPAEGVQTLAFNTLVFVGRKGLAVTELEDLAKLQKIAIGSPRSVPAGQYAEQALKAAGLYEQLQGKLVMAQDVRQALVYADRGEVDGAFVYKTDALLAQQAVILLEVPQPLYAEVTYPVGLTAEGVRKPEAVQFFAFLRSAAAARILEKYGFIVK, encoded by the coding sequence ATGCGCACCCTGCTGCTTGCCCTGGTGGTTTCGCTTCTGCTGGCAACCTTCGCCCAGGCCGCCGAGATCCGGTTGTCGGTCGCGGCGAGCATGACCGATGCGACCCGGGAACTGGTCGCCGCCTATCAACAGGCCGCCCCCGATACGACCCTCCTCCCCAACTTCGCTTCGTCGGGAGCCCTGGCCAAACAGATCGCCCAGGGGGCGCCCGCCGATCTCTTCATTTCCGCCAATCCGAAGTGGATGCAATTCCTGGTCGAGGAGCAGCGCATCCCGGCCGAGGGGGTGCAGACCCTGGCTTTCAATACCCTGGTCTTTGTTGGCCGCAAGGGTCTGGCGGTCACCGAACTGGAGGACCTGGCCAAGCTGCAGAAGATCGCCATCGGCAGCCCCAGGAGTGTCCCGGCGGGACAGTATGCGGAACAGGCGCTGAAGGCCGCTGGACTCTACGAGCAACTGCAGGGGAAATTGGTGATGGCCCAGGATGTGCGCCAGGCCCTGGTCTACGCCGACCGCGGCGAGGTCGATGGCGCCTTCGTCTACAAGACCGACGCGCTGCTGGCCCAGCAGGCGGTCATTCTGCTGGAGGTCCCGCAACCCCTCTACGCCGAGGTGACCTATCCCGTCGGTCTGACGGCCGAAGGGGTCCGCAAGCCGGAGGCGGTTCAATTCTTCGCCTTTCTCCGCTCCGCGGCGGCGGCACGAATCCTGGAAAAATACGGCTTTATTGTAAAGTAG
- the nifV gene encoding homocitrate synthase: MNAALNRPIIIDDTTLRDGEQTAGVAFTLTEKKEIARRLDAIGVGELECGIPAMGREEQASIRALVEMGLSARLITWNRAVIADIEVSLATGVEAVDISLSVSDIHIEHKLGKSRDWVKEQLKVALGFAKGHGLYVSVGGEDASRADLDFLVELLAIAEAEGADRFRFCDTLGILDPFATFDKVRFLADRTRLDLEVHTHNDLGMATANAIAGLRAGARFVNTTVNGLGERAGNAALEEVVMALKHACGIDPGIDTRGFVELSRYVGQASSRPVPDWKAVVGEKVFHHESGMHADGVLKNPLNYEGYNPAEVGLERSLILGKHSGRHGLSERLALLGINAADHNLESLLSRVRRLSERQKRPLSDADLRHLCRAA; the protein is encoded by the coding sequence ATGAACGCAGCCCTGAACCGGCCGATCATCATCGACGACACCACCCTGCGCGACGGCGAACAGACCGCCGGCGTCGCCTTCACCCTGACCGAAAAGAAAGAGATCGCCCGCCGCCTCGACGCCATCGGCGTCGGCGAGCTCGAGTGCGGCATCCCGGCGATGGGGCGGGAGGAGCAGGCATCGATCCGCGCCCTGGTCGAGATGGGCCTCTCCGCCCGGCTGATCACCTGGAACCGGGCGGTGATAGCCGACATCGAGGTCTCGCTGGCGACGGGGGTCGAGGCGGTCGACATCTCCCTCTCGGTCTCCGACATCCATATCGAGCACAAGCTCGGCAAGAGCCGCGACTGGGTCAAGGAGCAGCTCAAGGTAGCGCTCGGCTTTGCCAAGGGGCATGGCCTCTACGTTTCGGTCGGCGGTGAAGACGCGAGCCGCGCCGACCTCGACTTCCTGGTCGAGTTGCTCGCCATCGCCGAAGCCGAAGGGGCCGACCGCTTCCGCTTCTGCGATACCCTCGGCATCCTCGACCCCTTCGCCACCTTTGACAAGGTCCGCTTCCTCGCCGACCGTACCCGTCTCGATCTCGAGGTTCACACCCACAACGACCTCGGCATGGCGACCGCCAACGCCATCGCCGGCCTGCGCGCCGGCGCCCGCTTCGTCAACACAACCGTCAACGGCCTCGGCGAGCGCGCCGGCAACGCCGCCCTCGAAGAGGTGGTGATGGCCCTCAAGCATGCCTGCGGCATCGACCCGGGGATCGACACCCGCGGCTTCGTCGAGCTCTCCCGCTACGTCGGCCAGGCGAGCAGCCGGCCGGTGCCGGACTGGAAGGCGGTGGTCGGCGAGAAGGTCTTTCACCACGAATCGGGGATGCATGCCGACGGCGTCCTGAAAAATCCCCTCAACTACGAAGGCTACAACCCGGCCGAAGTCGGCCTCGAGCGCAGCCTCATCCTCGGCAAGCATTCGGGTCGGCACGGCCTCAGCGAGCGCCTGGCGCTCCTCGGCATCAACGCCGCCGACCACAACCTCGAGAGCCTGCTTAGCCGGGTGCGCCGCCTCTCCGAACGCCAGAAACGCCCCTTGAGCGACGCCGATCTGCGCCACCTCTGCCGGGCGGCCTGA
- the modC gene encoding molybdenum ABC transporter ATP-binding protein, whose product MILDLALQKRLGDFSLATAFSVEGRRIGLFGPSGSGKSTLMHLIAGLQRPDQGSIRLDGETLFDSGARINRPPEKRRIGVVFQHAHLFPHLGVKSNLLYGYKRIPRAERRIDPKNLIEVLGLAPLLDRDTGTLSGGERQRVALARTVLSCPRLILLDEPLTGLDAGLKYQIIPYLRKVFSEFAIPLLFISHSLNEMRLMTEQVLEFAGGRLVARSSAEELARRRMGSSPVGYINLLELKTPRQHDGLYSYNWGDRELMLAAGGTEPQGMFELSSKDITLFKRHPEATSARNLLACRVKSIFTAGARTGVELDCGGQTLVSQVVAEAVRDLGLEPGNEIIAVIKASAFRRLY is encoded by the coding sequence ATGATCCTCGATTTGGCCCTTCAAAAGCGCCTCGGTGACTTCTCCCTGGCGACCGCCTTTTCGGTGGAGGGGCGCCGCATCGGCCTCTTCGGCCCCTCCGGGAGCGGCAAGTCGACCCTGATGCACCTGATCGCCGGCCTGCAGCGACCGGATCAGGGCTCGATCCGGCTTGATGGCGAGACCCTCTTCGACAGCGGCGCCCGCATCAACCGCCCCCCCGAGAAACGCCGCATCGGCGTCGTCTTCCAGCACGCCCACCTCTTCCCCCATCTCGGCGTGAAGAGCAATCTCCTCTACGGCTACAAGCGCATTCCGCGCGCGGAACGCCGCATCGACCCGAAAAACCTGATCGAGGTCCTCGGCCTCGCCCCCCTGCTCGACCGCGACACCGGCACCCTTTCCGGCGGCGAACGCCAGCGCGTGGCGCTGGCGCGCACCGTCCTCTCCTGCCCGCGGCTGATCCTCCTCGACGAGCCCCTCACCGGCCTCGACGCGGGGCTCAAGTACCAGATCATCCCTTACCTGAGGAAAGTCTTCAGCGAGTTCGCCATTCCCCTTCTCTTCATCAGCCACTCCCTCAACGAGATGCGGCTGATGACCGAGCAGGTGCTCGAGTTCGCCGGCGGCCGCCTGGTCGCACGCAGTTCCGCCGAGGAGCTCGCCCGGCGCCGCATGGGGAGCAGCCCGGTCGGCTACATCAACCTCCTCGAACTGAAGACTCCGCGCCAGCACGACGGCCTCTACAGTTACAACTGGGGTGATCGCGAGCTGATGCTGGCGGCCGGCGGCACCGAGCCGCAAGGGATGTTCGAACTCTCCTCCAAGGACATCACCCTCTTCAAGCGCCACCCGGAGGCGACCAGCGCCCGCAACCTGCTCGCCTGCCGGGTCAAGTCGATCTTTACCGCCGGGGCGCGCACCGGGGTGGAACTCGACTGCGGCGGCCAGACCCTGGTCTCGCAGGTGGTCGCCGAAGCGGTGCGGGATCTCGGTCTCGAGCCGGGGAACGAAATCATCGCCGTGATCAAGGCCTCGGCCTTCCGGCGCCTCTACTGA
- a CDS encoding TOBE domain-containing protein has product MKLSARNTLKGTVSKITLGAVNAEVVITLPGGDQVTSIVTKEAVASLGLAEGKSAYAIIKASNVMLGVDH; this is encoded by the coding sequence ATGAAACTCAGTGCCCGCAATACACTTAAAGGAACCGTCAGCAAAATCACCCTTGGCGCAGTCAATGCAGAGGTAGTCATTACCCTCCCCGGCGGGGATCAGGTCACCTCCATCGTCACCAAGGAGGCGGTGGCTTCCCTGGGGCTCGCCGAAGGAAAGAGTGCCTACGCCATTATCAAGGCATCCAATGTGATGCTCGGCGTCGATCATTAG
- the modB gene encoding molybdate ABC transporter permease subunit → MLEFSPTDWQAITLSAQVAVTATLLSLPFGITAAYLLVFSRLPGKALFDGLVNLPLVLPPVVVGYLLLLLLGSKGWLGGLLAGLGIQIIFTWKAAVIASMVVGFPLLVRSIRIGMEDIDLHLIQASRTLGAHWYDTLFSVILPLAGRAILAGATLMFARSLGEFGATIVIAGNIPGVTQTIPLAIYDYTATPGGDRMALGLCLVSVVLALAVLLCNEGLVQRFRPRSRR, encoded by the coding sequence ATGCTCGAATTCTCCCCGACCGACTGGCAGGCGATCACCCTCTCGGCGCAGGTGGCGGTCACTGCCACCCTCCTCTCGCTCCCTTTCGGCATCACCGCCGCCTACCTGCTGGTCTTCTCCCGGCTGCCGGGAAAGGCCCTCTTCGACGGCCTCGTCAACCTGCCGCTGGTGCTGCCGCCGGTGGTGGTCGGCTACCTGCTGCTGCTGCTGCTCGGCAGCAAAGGGTGGCTCGGCGGACTGCTGGCGGGACTCGGCATCCAGATCATCTTCACCTGGAAGGCGGCGGTGATCGCCTCGATGGTGGTCGGCTTTCCACTGCTGGTACGCTCGATCCGCATCGGCATGGAAGATATCGACCTGCACCTGATCCAGGCCTCACGCACCCTCGGCGCCCACTGGTACGACACCCTCTTTTCGGTGATCCTCCCTCTCGCCGGGCGGGCGATCCTCGCCGGCGCGACGCTGATGTTCGCCCGCAGCCTCGGTGAGTTCGGCGCCACCATCGTCATCGCCGGCAACATTCCCGGCGTGACCCAGACCATCCCGCTCGCCATCTACGACTACACCGCCACCCCCGGCGGCGACCGCATGGCCCTCGGTCTCTGCCTGGTCTCGGTAGTGCTGGCGCTGGCGGTTCTCCTCTGCAACGAGGGGCTGGTGCAGCGCTTTCGCCCCAGGAGCCGGCGATGA